The proteins below come from a single Acaryochloris sp. CCMEE 5410 genomic window:
- a CDS encoding S8 family peptidase, which translates to MKKWLLLLMFIAGFSWAIANFQGLSAQGQYDSLVFDFKESLSTTEIEQQVNALSEQFRTKLAYNSEFSLKDHVFIAKGDEQLLKAVRKSGISEFTEFVEPNYIYQASFSPNDPEFDKQWNLKSINMEAAWQASRGRGTTVAVIDTGIAPVADLKRTRLVPGYDFVNDRVKATDDHGHGTHVAGTIAQSTHNNFGVAGIAYEAQLMPLKVLSRGGSGTVADIAESIRFAADNGADVINMSLGGGGESELMQEAIEYAHQKGVVIVAAAGNAARSAVEFPARYPHVIGVSALDAEGQKAPYSNYGAGVDISAPGGSLKGNNSLGGILQNTINPRDGSSIFAAFQGTSMAAPHVAGVAALIRSIGVQNPDQVEQVLKQSAAAVKDDASNYFGTGKLDASKAVSLAAQKSFGFNSFMGWLRNGLFLGPRFWFDARAVNWVNKFIMLAVAAVLASLFRLPWNWPMGLGLIFGSTGLFILRCFHLVDLPHWPLRVLGSSLPELGSAIQGTNALNPLTANVLAALALIVLFLSHPQLKWFALGGSVGITACLGVSAFIAPQVVWLGSTAVAQGFLAINALLCLGLVYLASKSATRSA; encoded by the coding sequence ATGAAAAAATGGCTGCTGTTGCTAATGTTCATTGCAGGTTTCAGTTGGGCGATCGCAAATTTCCAAGGGCTGTCGGCTCAAGGACAATATGACTCCCTCGTATTTGATTTCAAAGAATCTCTCTCCACAACAGAGATTGAACAGCAGGTCAATGCTTTATCAGAGCAATTCCGCACTAAGTTAGCCTATAACAGTGAGTTTTCCTTAAAGGATCATGTTTTCATTGCTAAGGGAGATGAACAGCTCCTCAAAGCGGTTAGAAAATCTGGCATTAGCGAATTTACTGAATTTGTTGAGCCCAACTACATCTATCAAGCATCGTTCAGTCCTAACGATCCAGAGTTTGACAAGCAATGGAACCTCAAAAGCATCAACATGGAGGCAGCCTGGCAAGCCAGTCGGGGGCGAGGTACAACCGTTGCCGTGATTGATACCGGTATTGCTCCCGTGGCTGATTTGAAACGGACTCGCCTTGTCCCTGGCTATGACTTTGTCAACGATCGGGTCAAGGCCACTGATGATCATGGTCATGGTACCCATGTGGCGGGCACCATCGCTCAATCCACCCATAATAACTTTGGCGTCGCGGGTATCGCCTATGAAGCCCAACTGATGCCATTAAAGGTTTTAAGTCGAGGCGGATCCGGGACTGTAGCAGATATTGCAGAATCTATTCGCTTTGCAGCAGACAACGGAGCCGACGTCATCAATATGAGCCTGGGCGGGGGTGGCGAAAGTGAACTGATGCAAGAAGCCATTGAATATGCCCATCAAAAAGGGGTAGTGATTGTGGCCGCTGCGGGTAATGCCGCCAGAAGTGCTGTAGAATTTCCGGCCCGCTACCCCCATGTCATTGGCGTTTCTGCTCTAGATGCGGAAGGCCAAAAAGCACCTTACTCCAATTATGGGGCTGGGGTCGATATTTCAGCCCCTGGAGGCTCCCTTAAAGGCAACAATAGCTTGGGGGGTATTTTGCAAAATACCATCAACCCTCGAGATGGCTCTTCAATCTTTGCCGCCTTCCAAGGAACCAGCATGGCGGCCCCTCATGTGGCGGGCGTTGCAGCCTTAATTCGATCCATTGGGGTCCAAAACCCAGATCAAGTCGAACAGGTTCTCAAACAGTCTGCAGCTGCGGTCAAAGATGATGCCTCCAATTACTTTGGTACGGGTAAATTAGACGCCAGTAAAGCCGTCAGCTTAGCCGCTCAAAAAAGTTTTGGATTCAACAGCTTTATGGGGTGGCTGCGGAATGGCTTATTCTTAGGACCCCGCTTCTGGTTCGACGCCAGAGCAGTCAATTGGGTCAATAAGTTTATTATGCTAGCGGTTGCAGCTGTGCTCGCCTCCCTATTCCGCTTACCTTGGAATTGGCCCATGGGGTTAGGGCTGATTTTCGGTAGCACCGGCTTATTTATCCTCCGCTGCTTTCATCTGGTGGATCTCCCCCATTGGCCCTTGCGCGTTTTGGGAAGCTCCTTACCCGAATTGGGTAGTGCGATTCAGGGCACCAATGCATTAAATCCCTTAACAGCTAACGTTTTGGCAGCTTTAGCCCTGATTGTCCTCTTCCTAAGCCATCCTCAACTCAAGTGGTTTGCCCTTGGCGGTTCAGTGGGAATTACGGCCTGTTTAGGGGTGAGTGCATTTATAGCGCCCCAAGTCGTCTGGTTAGGCAGCACCGCTGTTGCCCAGGGCTTTTTAGCCATCAATGCTTTGCTCTGCTTAGGGTTAGTTTATTTAGCATCTAAATCCGCCACTCGTTCCGCATAA
- a CDS encoding type IV pilin-like G/H family protein → MPLKPNFRSPFKSVLIFSLVSLMGACSGATENSPETSPPAATSPGTPAPTSSPVNTARNAEGETTLGAVLRAQQAYYLEYGKFAASLEDLQIGITMNYFTFAGLEADTAQTTFKAVANEAGLNSYAGGVASVDSSFEVILCESSSPSQDITPPQFEGGTWSCSPESQKVEG, encoded by the coding sequence ATGCCCTTAAAACCTAATTTTCGTTCGCCGTTCAAATCAGTGTTGATCTTCAGTCTTGTCAGTTTAATGGGTGCTTGTTCGGGGGCAACGGAAAACAGCCCCGAGACCAGTCCTCCAGCAGCTACGAGCCCTGGGACACCAGCCCCCACCTCGTCACCTGTGAATACCGCACGCAATGCCGAAGGGGAAACAACCCTAGGAGCAGTGCTTAGAGCTCAGCAGGCCTATTATCTAGAGTATGGTAAATTCGCCGCCAGCCTAGAAGATCTCCAAATCGGAATTACAATGAACTACTTCACGTTTGCAGGATTAGAGGCAGACACAGCCCAAACGACCTTCAAAGCCGTTGCCAACGAAGCAGGTCTGAATAGCTATGCGGGTGGGGTTGCTAGCGTCGACTCCAGTTTTGAAGTGATTCTATGTGAGAGTAGTTCGCCCAGCCAAGATATTACCCCTCCCCAATTTGAAGGGGGCACTTGGAGTTGTAGTCCAGAGTCCCAAAAAGTAGAGGGTTAA
- a CDS encoding M23 family metallopeptidase, producing MMHRSHSISIRTHLRSTSLLCLGSWLSLPLGLGVLSLNQRAQAIDLESPTITESAPITPAAPPVDTFIDPPEPAWEPAPISPPIPEPIALPEAPAPVAPAAPVAPAISPQVMPQVADRPANPPTNEGISSVTYGAGDEPVEAVSAPTSSKTVLSGSVSGCKASLNIDPVLAATLCGPAVQTAQQPNIPTRRHTPVASAPTHSTYSYQPPQQPASQETAYSPSYIPKTAPTPWVTGAPATLSPLAKASPSIKRLSSSPNPLKWLVPNRQRMIFPLPMPASITSAFGWRTHPISGKTSFHAGTDLAAPTGTPVLATFPGQVQTAGFMGGYGLAILLHHQDGQLATRYAHLSKVYVQPGQWVSQGTIIGLVGSTGNSTGPHLHFETLKRQNKRMVAFDSGIQLKVSLAELIKAMQTAKVPPKPQG from the coding sequence ATGATGCATCGCTCTCACTCAATCTCTATCCGAACTCACCTTCGGTCAACCTCTCTATTATGCCTGGGCAGCTGGCTAAGCCTTCCTCTTGGCTTGGGAGTTCTGTCTCTGAATCAACGAGCCCAAGCGATTGATCTTGAGAGTCCGACCATCACAGAATCTGCCCCCATCACACCGGCAGCCCCTCCCGTCGACACATTTATCGATCCGCCCGAACCGGCTTGGGAGCCAGCGCCTATCTCACCTCCCATTCCTGAGCCCATTGCCTTACCTGAAGCCCCTGCACCGGTGGCTCCCGCAGCACCAGTAGCACCAGCCATATCGCCACAAGTCATGCCGCAGGTGGCTGACCGTCCTGCCAATCCCCCCACAAATGAGGGAATCTCTTCCGTTACCTATGGTGCAGGCGATGAGCCGGTAGAAGCCGTATCTGCCCCAACCTCAAGTAAGACCGTTCTATCGGGTAGCGTTTCTGGCTGTAAAGCGAGTCTCAATATTGATCCAGTCCTTGCGGCGACCCTTTGTGGCCCTGCGGTCCAAACCGCCCAGCAACCTAACATTCCAACTCGTCGGCATACGCCTGTTGCTTCTGCTCCAACCCATTCGACCTATTCTTATCAACCCCCACAACAACCTGCCTCCCAGGAGACAGCCTATTCTCCGTCCTATATCCCTAAAACGGCTCCAACTCCGTGGGTTACAGGTGCTCCAGCCACTTTGAGCCCCTTAGCAAAAGCCTCTCCTTCGATCAAACGGCTGTCTTCCTCACCTAACCCTCTAAAGTGGCTCGTTCCAAATCGGCAGCGAATGATCTTTCCGTTACCAATGCCCGCTTCTATCACTTCAGCGTTTGGTTGGCGGACTCACCCCATTTCAGGGAAAACCAGTTTCCATGCTGGCACGGATTTGGCAGCACCAACCGGCACACCTGTTTTAGCAACGTTTCCTGGCCAGGTCCAAACCGCAGGCTTTATGGGTGGCTATGGCTTAGCAATTCTACTGCACCACCAAGATGGGCAACTGGCAACCCGGTATGCCCACTTATCCAAGGTTTATGTCCAACCAGGTCAATGGGTTTCCCAAGGAACCATCATCGGATTGGTGGGGAGTACTGGCAATTCCACTGGCCCCCACCTCCACTTCGAGACGTTAAAGCGTCAAAATAAGCGCATGGTCGCTTTCGACTCGGGAATTCAGCTCAAGGTCTCCCTGGCAGAATTAATTAAAGCCATGCAGACCGCAAAAGTTCCTCCCAAACCCCAGGGCTAA
- the infC gene encoding translation initiation factor IF-3, whose translation MAPIKKRNQQNQPNINERIRFPKIRVVDADGTQLGIMAPSEAMEIADERNLDLVLVSDKADPPVCRVMDYGKFKFEQEKKAREAKKKQHTSDVKEVKMRYKIQTHDYEVRVNHAKRFLKSGDKVKATVTFRGREIQHSHLAEALLKKMANDLLDFAEIQQAPKREGRNMIMYLSPKK comes from the coding sequence GTGGCTCCAATCAAAAAAAGAAATCAACAAAACCAGCCAAATATTAACGAACGCATTCGTTTTCCAAAAATCCGCGTAGTCGATGCAGATGGAACTCAGCTCGGCATTATGGCGCCTAGCGAAGCAATGGAAATCGCTGATGAGCGGAATCTGGATTTGGTGCTAGTGAGTGATAAAGCCGATCCACCGGTTTGCCGGGTCATGGACTACGGTAAGTTCAAGTTTGAACAAGAGAAGAAAGCCCGGGAAGCAAAGAAAAAGCAGCATACTTCTGATGTTAAAGAAGTAAAAATGCGCTATAAGATTCAAACCCATGACTACGAAGTGCGGGTGAACCACGCTAAGCGATTTCTAAAATCCGGCGATAAGGTAAAGGCGACCGTCACGTTTAGAGGCCGGGAGATTCAGCATTCCCATTTAGCCGAAGCGCTACTAAAGAAAATGGCGAACGACTTGCTTGATTTTGCCGAGATCCAGCAAGCACCCAAGCGCGAAGGACGCAACATGATTATGTACCTATCTCCGAAGAAATAG
- a CDS encoding S-methyl-5'-thioadenosine phosphorylase: MAQAKIGIIGGSGLYKMEALTDVEEVQIKTPFGDPSDALIVGSLEGERVAFLARHGRNHHLIPSELPFRANIYAMKSLGVEYLISASAVGSLKEEAKPLDMVVPDQFIDRTKNRVSTFFGNGIVAHIGFGDPVCGALAGVLGDAIASLNLPDVTLHRQGTYVCMEGPAFSTKAESNLYRSWGGTVIGMTNLPEAKLAREAEIAYATLALVTDYDCWHPEHDSVTVEMIIGNLHKNASNAQSVIKETVKRLSQSPPASKAHKALKHAIFTPLDQAPAATKEQLSLILQKYL; the protein is encoded by the coding sequence ATGGCTCAGGCAAAAATTGGCATTATTGGCGGTAGTGGCCTTTATAAAATGGAGGCTCTGACGGATGTAGAAGAAGTTCAAATTAAAACTCCCTTTGGAGATCCTTCAGATGCGCTGATCGTCGGCTCCTTAGAGGGAGAACGGGTTGCTTTTCTCGCTCGTCATGGTCGAAATCATCATCTTATCCCGAGTGAATTGCCCTTTCGGGCCAATATCTATGCCATGAAATCCTTGGGAGTGGAGTATTTAATCTCAGCTTCAGCCGTTGGTTCTCTTAAAGAAGAAGCGAAACCGCTAGATATGGTGGTGCCAGACCAGTTTATCGATCGCACCAAGAATCGGGTGTCTACCTTTTTTGGTAATGGCATTGTGGCCCATATTGGCTTTGGCGATCCGGTCTGTGGAGCTTTGGCAGGGGTATTGGGGGATGCGATCGCATCCCTGAATCTCCCGGATGTTACCCTTCACCGTCAGGGCACCTACGTGTGTATGGAAGGCCCAGCCTTTTCCACCAAAGCTGAATCTAATTTATATCGGAGTTGGGGCGGTACCGTGATTGGCATGACCAATTTGCCAGAAGCTAAATTGGCTCGGGAAGCTGAAATTGCCTATGCCACCCTAGCCCTAGTCACTGACTACGATTGCTGGCACCCTGAACATGACAGCGTTACGGTGGAAATGATTATTGGCAATCTGCACAAGAATGCGAGTAATGCCCAAAGCGTCATTAAAGAAACCGTTAAACGTTTGAGTCAATCACCCCCTGCTTCCAAAGCGCATAAGGCTCTGAAACACGCGATCTTTACCCCCTTGGATCAGGCTCCAGCGGCCACCAAGGAGCAGCTTTCCTTGATTTTGCAAAAGTATCTTTAA
- a CDS encoding YciI family protein: protein MPWYIKIERGIVDKATFDRHVPAHLAYVKTLESHQAKTGYWRESAGGMLIFEAQSYEEAKKIVEQDPLILNHCVEYEVHEWVQVGGLPL from the coding sequence ATGCCCTGGTATATCAAAATCGAACGCGGCATTGTGGACAAAGCCACCTTTGATCGCCATGTGCCTGCCCACCTTGCCTATGTTAAGACCCTAGAGAGCCATCAGGCCAAAACGGGCTATTGGCGGGAGAGTGCTGGGGGCATGCTTATCTTTGAGGCTCAGTCCTATGAAGAAGCAAAAAAAATTGTAGAGCAAGACCCCCTGATCTTGAACCATTGTGTGGAATACGAAGTACACGAATGGGTACAAGTTGGGGGGCTGCCTTTGTAG
- a CDS encoding biotin--[acetyl-CoA-carboxylase] ligase, whose translation MSFDQLAFQQYLTTQSWGRPLHHFEVLDSTNTTLWEFIKQGAKPGTAVVAAQQRAGRGQRGRTWESSLGGLYLSVAIAPCIPADQTAQLTVATIWGLATLLRQHHIPVWLKWPNDLLVLGKKFGGILIETSLQNQHVQTAVVGIGLNWRNPVPDQAINLVTITEQSPSHHRSSIHSLEKLTALTLLGLENGYRFWQTQGIHPLLPDYLDLIKIYPQASQPIRQDLAKRLGL comes from the coding sequence GTGAGTTTTGATCAACTAGCGTTTCAGCAGTATCTAACCACCCAATCTTGGGGACGGCCTCTCCACCACTTTGAGGTTCTTGACTCCACCAACACGACACTCTGGGAATTCATTAAGCAAGGGGCGAAACCGGGAACGGCGGTTGTTGCCGCCCAACAACGAGCCGGTCGAGGCCAGCGGGGACGAACTTGGGAGTCTTCTCTGGGGGGACTGTATCTGTCGGTTGCGATCGCACCTTGTATTCCTGCCGATCAAACTGCCCAACTCACCGTGGCAACCATTTGGGGCCTGGCTACCCTACTACGACAGCATCACATCCCAGTGTGGCTCAAGTGGCCTAATGACCTACTTGTACTTGGAAAAAAATTTGGGGGCATCCTGATTGAAACTAGCCTCCAAAATCAACACGTTCAGACAGCAGTGGTCGGCATTGGCCTAAATTGGCGTAATCCAGTGCCAGATCAAGCCATTAACCTAGTGACCATTACAGAACAGTCCCCCTCACACCATAGATCTTCGATTCATTCCTTAGAAAAGTTAACAGCCCTCACCTTATTGGGTCTAGAAAATGGCTATCGATTTTGGCAAACCCAAGGCATCCATCCATTACTACCCGATTATCTAGATCTAATTAAAATATATCCTCAAGCCAGTCAACCCATCCGCCAAGATTTGGCAAAACGTCTAGGTTTATGA
- a CDS encoding glycoside hydrolase family 13 protein, with protein MQINTPDWVKNAVFYQIFPDRFACRPHPSIPSQVNWEAWHAPPTFQGYKGGNLWGIIDRLDYLADLGITALYLTPIFQSACNHRYHTHDYYQVDPILGGNEALTALLTAARKRHIKVVLDGVFNHASRGFFFFNDILENGPHSPWVDWFRIEGWPIAAYQGSKPANYVGWSGNRALPQFNHNHPDVREYIMQIAEYWIKQGVDGWRLDVPNEIEVPGFWQEFRDRVKGINPEAYIVGEIWDNAQPWLQGDQFDGVMNYQFRQATIAFTAGDRVDVAYTTQPAYAPYPALDASDYQQRIQDLLTWYPWDIQLTQLNLLSSHDTARLLSMVHLDYSTIELATLLLLTFPGAPCIYYGDEVGLPGGIDPDCRRSFPEEADWHLPLQAIHKQLIQIRHQHAALRTGQYQVLLATDEAYVFSRSLAEEVMIVAINTSTKSSSLTIDLSPLSPSIAKLDSIYGTPNVLAINTNTATVELSARQGSIMIASFE; from the coding sequence ATGCAGATTAATACGCCTGATTGGGTCAAAAATGCTGTCTTTTATCAGATTTTCCCTGATCGCTTCGCTTGCCGCCCCCATCCATCCATCCCATCCCAAGTTAATTGGGAAGCTTGGCACGCCCCACCCACCTTTCAAGGATATAAAGGGGGAAATTTGTGGGGGATTATTGATCGCCTCGACTATTTGGCTGATTTAGGTATCACAGCCCTCTACCTCACGCCCATTTTCCAATCGGCATGCAACCACCGGTATCACACCCATGATTATTACCAAGTCGACCCCATTTTAGGAGGGAATGAAGCCCTAACTGCTTTACTCACAGCGGCCCGTAAACGCCACATCAAGGTGGTTCTGGACGGTGTCTTTAATCATGCCAGCCGGGGATTTTTCTTTTTTAATGACATCTTAGAAAATGGTCCCCACTCACCTTGGGTGGATTGGTTTCGAATTGAGGGCTGGCCTATTGCAGCGTATCAAGGCAGCAAGCCGGCTAACTATGTGGGCTGGAGTGGGAATCGAGCCTTGCCACAGTTCAACCATAACCACCCTGATGTGCGTGAATACATTATGCAAATTGCGGAGTACTGGATCAAACAAGGCGTTGATGGGTGGCGGCTAGATGTACCCAACGAAATTGAAGTGCCCGGATTCTGGCAAGAATTTCGAGATCGCGTCAAGGGTATCAATCCAGAAGCCTATATTGTGGGTGAGATCTGGGACAACGCCCAGCCGTGGCTACAAGGCGACCAATTTGATGGGGTGATGAATTACCAATTCCGACAAGCCACTATCGCTTTTACAGCAGGTGATCGAGTGGATGTCGCCTATACAACACAACCTGCCTATGCCCCTTATCCTGCCCTGGACGCATCAGACTATCAACAACGGATTCAGGACTTACTGACCTGGTATCCCTGGGATATTCAACTCACTCAGCTTAACTTGCTGTCCAGCCATGATACGGCTCGGCTACTGTCCATGGTGCACCTAGACTACAGCACCATAGAACTAGCGACCCTTTTGTTGCTCACCTTTCCCGGTGCTCCTTGCATCTACTACGGGGATGAAGTGGGGCTTCCCGGTGGAATCGATCCCGATTGCCGTCGCAGTTTTCCTGAGGAGGCAGATTGGCATCTACCCTTACAAGCTATACATAAGCAGCTGATCCAAATTCGGCACCAGCATGCTGCCCTTAGAACTGGTCAATACCAAGTTTTACTGGCTACGGATGAAGCCTATGTTTTTAGCCGGTCCTTGGCAGAAGAAGTGATGATTGTGGCCATCAACACGAGTACGAAGTCTAGCTCTCTCACCATCGATCTCAGCCCGTTATCCCCATCTATTGCAAAGTTGGACTCTATCTACGGAACCCCTAACGTCTTAGCAATAAATACGAATACTGCAACCGTAGAGTTATCCGCACGACAAGGGAGTATTATGATTGCCAGTTTTGAATAA
- a CDS encoding M48 family metallopeptidase: MPMSKIPLLGLQAAQFRHPIDLEATQTLQQLPGLDWLVRSLLGSVAEQVFYLENIGSSVLVSERQLPDLHQLLTEACHILDLEQPQLYVRQNPTPNAYTLAMRGQQPFIVVHTSLLELLDPPEIQAVLAHELGHLKCEHGVYLTIANLLVLAAGQLSPFGSLIAQNLQRQLMAWVRCAEFTCDRAGLLVTQNAKVMASVLMKLAGGSSSLASQLNVDAFIDQARAYDRIDHDLANLLKSVRTAELTHPLPVLRAREIDRWSDSPMYQSLLQTYAADTDHPLAWKDW; this comes from the coding sequence ATGCCGATGTCAAAAATTCCCTTATTGGGGTTGCAGGCTGCTCAGTTCCGACATCCTATTGATTTGGAAGCAACCCAAACACTCCAGCAGCTTCCTGGGTTAGATTGGCTTGTGAGAAGCCTGCTAGGTAGTGTTGCAGAACAAGTCTTCTATTTAGAAAATATTGGTTCCAGCGTTTTAGTCAGTGAACGACAACTCCCTGATCTGCACCAACTGCTGACTGAGGCTTGTCATATTCTCGATTTGGAACAGCCTCAGCTGTATGTTCGCCAAAACCCCACACCGAATGCCTACACCTTGGCCATGCGGGGACAGCAACCGTTTATTGTGGTGCATACGTCACTGCTGGAATTGCTCGATCCCCCAGAAATACAGGCTGTTTTAGCCCATGAACTCGGGCACCTCAAATGTGAGCATGGTGTTTATCTCACCATTGCTAACCTGCTGGTGCTGGCAGCTGGCCAATTGTCTCCCTTTGGCAGCTTAATTGCCCAAAACCTACAACGGCAGTTGATGGCTTGGGTTCGCTGTGCTGAATTCACTTGCGATCGCGCCGGGTTACTCGTCACCCAAAATGCCAAAGTTATGGCTTCCGTACTGATGAAATTAGCGGGGGGATCATCTTCTCTGGCGTCTCAGCTTAATGTGGATGCCTTTATTGACCAAGCCCGAGCCTATGATCGTATCGATCATGATTTAGCAAATCTCCTCAAGTCAGTGCGAACAGCTGAACTGACTCATCCTTTGCCGGTGCTGCGAGCCCGAGAAATTGATCGATGGTCAGATAGCCCGATGTATCAATCTCTTTTGCAAACCTATGCAGCTGATACAGACCACCCGCTAGCTTGGAAGGATTGGTGA
- the pgeF gene encoding peptidoglycan editing factor PgeF yields MHTWNWRTCEGRSYLTCSLLDPWPHGFFTREFWPRPPAELAPALKADAQTFRVKQVHGNAVLDPTEVQAYWNQLPSLAPETDESVSEFPPADGLISQSKNQAIWVCTADCTPVLIADTRLGHVAAVHAGWRGTAAKIVPVALTRLQAQGSQIEDIRVAMGPAIAGEMYQVDTKVAAQVGSTVVDPQLSEQPAEVIAEHLLQVKNSPLIADSEPGRVRLNVRRVNAMQLEQIGVLPDQVAIAPHCTYQDPDKFFSYRREHRKQVQWSGIVSC; encoded by the coding sequence ATGCATACTTGGAATTGGCGTACCTGTGAGGGGCGCTCGTACTTAACCTGTAGTTTGCTAGATCCTTGGCCCCATGGATTTTTCACCCGAGAATTTTGGCCAAGGCCCCCAGCTGAATTAGCTCCGGCCCTCAAAGCAGACGCTCAAACCTTTCGGGTTAAGCAGGTCCATGGCAATGCAGTGTTAGATCCGACAGAAGTTCAGGCCTATTGGAACCAGTTGCCATCTCTAGCCCCTGAAACAGATGAATCGGTATCAGAATTCCCGCCTGCAGATGGCTTGATCAGCCAGAGTAAAAACCAGGCCATTTGGGTTTGTACGGCTGACTGCACCCCCGTATTGATTGCGGATACTCGCTTGGGCCATGTTGCAGCGGTCCATGCCGGATGGCGAGGCACGGCGGCCAAAATTGTGCCGGTCGCTCTGACGCGTCTGCAAGCGCAAGGGAGTCAAATTGAAGATATTCGAGTGGCCATGGGGCCTGCGATCGCAGGTGAAATGTATCAGGTTGATACGAAAGTTGCAGCTCAAGTTGGCAGTACCGTCGTTGACCCCCAGTTATCAGAGCAGCCTGCTGAAGTTATTGCTGAGCATCTCCTTCAAGTTAAAAACTCCCCACTGATAGCCGATTCAGAGCCAGGACGAGTGCGATTAAACGTGCGGCGGGTAAATGCCATGCAATTAGAACAGATAGGAGTGCTGCCAGACCAAGTTGCGATCGCACCCCATTGCACCTACCAAGACCCCGATAAATTCTTTTCCTATCGGCGAGAACATCGGAAACAAGTTCAATGGTCAGGTATCGTCAGTTGTTAG
- the hemF gene encoding oxygen-dependent coproporphyrinogen oxidase, with protein MTASPSTPSAVTNAPPPPSDSKEQVGKFLRGLQDSICDKLQALDGKSTFQEDSWDRPEGGGGRSRVLREGGLLEQGGVNYSEVWGDHLPPSILKQRPEAAGHRFYATGTSMVLHPRSPYVPTVHLNYRYFEAGPVWWFGGGIDLTPYYPFKEDVVHFHQTMKAACDRHHPEYYSTFKPWCDEYFYLKHRQEMRGVGGIFFDYQDGIGALYRGPHAEGIAARHSDQLGTLPQRSWDEIFAFAQDCGNAFLPAYVPIIERRRDTEYGDRERNFQLYRRGRYVEFNLVYDRGTIFGLQTNGRTESILMSLPPLVRWEYAYSPEPDTPEAELYETFLKPQEWASA; from the coding sequence ATGACCGCATCTCCTTCTACTCCTTCAGCGGTAACAAATGCTCCTCCACCTCCTTCAGACTCTAAAGAGCAGGTGGGAAAATTTCTGCGAGGTTTGCAGGATAGTATTTGTGACAAGCTGCAAGCGTTAGATGGTAAAAGCACTTTTCAGGAAGACTCCTGGGATCGACCGGAAGGGGGCGGTGGTCGCTCGCGGGTCCTTCGAGAAGGTGGACTCTTAGAACAGGGTGGCGTCAATTACTCCGAGGTCTGGGGAGATCATTTGCCTCCCTCTATTCTTAAACAAAGGCCAGAAGCTGCAGGGCACCGATTTTATGCGACGGGGACTTCGATGGTACTGCATCCCCGCAGTCCCTACGTGCCAACGGTACATCTGAATTATCGATATTTTGAAGCCGGACCGGTTTGGTGGTTTGGGGGTGGGATTGACCTGACGCCGTATTATCCCTTCAAAGAAGATGTGGTCCATTTTCATCAAACGATGAAAGCGGCCTGCGATCGTCATCACCCTGAATATTACTCCACCTTTAAGCCTTGGTGTGATGAGTATTTTTATCTGAAGCACCGACAAGAAATGCGGGGAGTTGGCGGTATTTTCTTTGATTACCAGGATGGTATCGGTGCTCTGTATCGTGGTCCTCATGCTGAGGGGATTGCTGCTCGCCATAGCGATCAGCTCGGCACTCTACCCCAACGGTCATGGGATGAGATATTTGCCTTTGCTCAAGACTGCGGTAACGCCTTTTTGCCTGCCTATGTCCCGATTATCGAGCGACGTCGGGATACTGAGTATGGTGACCGTGAACGGAACTTCCAGCTTTATCGCCGAGGTCGATATGTGGAATTTAACTTGGTCTATGACCGAGGGACTATTTTTGGCTTGCAGACCAATGGTCGGACTGAATCTATCCTGATGTCGCTGCCACCCCTAGTGCGTTGGGAGTATGCTTACTCTCCTGAGCCTGATACTCCTGAAGCAGAGTTATATGAGACATTCTTAAAGCCTCAAGAGTGGGCTTCAGCTTAG